In the genome of Phycodurus eques isolate BA_2022a chromosome 11, UOR_Pequ_1.1, whole genome shotgun sequence, the window ccagaactgcgaggcagatgtgctaaccagtcccctCACCGTGCCGGATCAAAGATAACAGtcgaaacaaaataatacaggaGTTATGGGTCGTCAAAGAGTGTAtacatttttgtgacaaaattaATATGCACTTTGCTTCGcacatgtagttatgtgtattcatgttttttttttaaatgtaatgaatattacataaatgatcgaaatatatatatattaaaaaaataaaaaaaaatcgatttcCTGTTTTGACGCACAACCTGATTGTACCTCAGTGGGTTGGGGCAGCACGGCCACGGTCATGGTGCTGGTGTGCATGCGGCCCTGCTTTTCCGTCTTGGGGACGCGCTGGACTCTGTGAACGCCGCCTTCGAACTTCATCGTCTGGTAGCTCCGACGGCCGCTGATGCTAGCCGAGGCGTGACGCAGTCCGCCTGGGCGCAGGTGAAGGGCACAATGATCAACTTTTCCTGTGTGTGCtttcttttatttgtgtgtCCACTGACTGACCTAAGTCACTGTTCATGTGTTCCAGGACGTCAAAGGACCAGCCGTTGTGCCGAGCGAATCCCTCATACATGTCAAACAGCttcaaatggggggggggatttagtTACTATTATGAAATTTCATCTCCACAACTATCCTTATACTGAGCCAGTGGTGAGAggttctaatatttgttccatgaaattatattcatttattcccaacatctatctatctatcttctGCATTCGGTAGTATTTCTATTGGCTGAACTCCTTCCAGGACATGTACACGGACGTTAGATGTTTTGTCCGAAcggatttcagcctctgtgtgtTGCCATGCTAACCTATTTCGCCCAGGGCCTTcacaatcagtagtgctggcatGTTAACGTATTTTAAACTATATAAGCAATGGGACTgattctttaaccaatcagatttcaagaGCGCTGCGCCTcgacatcagcatttttccatcctctggtCAGACAACTTTGAgtagcaaaacacatctgttaCAATCTGCAATACATTAAATAATCAGCATCTTTGGTGGggatgatgtattttatttcaatttgttgttgtcatgttattagataaatattgattctgaactgctccataTTATGTGGCAGAATTGGGAGCTTTTATGTTGCATTTGTCAAATGTTGATGGTTTCTAATGGCGACGTGGATTAAGTCCCAACTGAATGctcaggtaccaaatgcactgCCTGCCACTGTACTTAGAAGatacatattgtatatacactttagatttttttttttaaataagaccaACCTCAGCAGTAAACAGCATGGCCTCCTGTCCGCCAACTCCTGCCGTCACTTCCAGCACGAGGTCGCTCAGATCAGTCTCATCCTGCGTGATCAAAAGATCTAATATCTAAAATGGTGGGGGGAAAGTAGATTTAACGATTTAACAGCAGCTCAGAATTTCAGAaagcagatatatatatatatatatatatttttttttttttcttgaaagttTGATGACGCTCCACGTTCTTAAACCTTTTGTCATACCCTTACACGTTCTATTGGGTCTGGGGCTTTGTAATATTTCTAAAATCAATTCTACAGATCATCCCATTTTTCACTTGAGTACGCTCATAAAAAGATTTTACTTattaccaatacaaaatatgcacgtGAGGTACTGGTATTTTTGTGGTCCACTTgtggtcgccatcctcacattctacgcagtagtatctgtgactttgaacgTGTGCGACTTTGAAAAAGGGGGGCGGGTGGCGGCCTGTTGAGTGACATGGGAGTCGGCAAATGAGAGTGAAGAATTTTCTGGCTGTTAACTGACTAACCTGTTTGCTAATCTGCACGTTGAGTGACTGGGCATCAGTTGTGGCCGTGCAGCTAGTGCATGAATGTGCTTGTTACGTGTTTAGTTTGTGACTGTTTCTTTGTTGAAAGTGCACCAGCAACAGTGTTTATCCTTGAGCAACTGGAGGGATTACAATTTGTTCTAACTAGCAGTAGTAAACGATATTAGCTAATGATGTTTACTTAACCGTTGATGTGTAGTTCTGTACGTCAGTTGTGTTTTGCAACAGACGTATGGCAGTTTATCTTTAAATGTGGGacgatcccaaactttggagaTTCTTTGTCTTTTACAAATTTCTTCCTCCTGGTTCATGTTTATTGGTAGAAGAGTCTGCAGTGACATTAGttcatctgaaaaaaaatgatcactgcAAAATTCGGAGATGTCGcgaaaaatctgcgatataaaacaaagtaattaatagacatgtttttttttttatgattaacaCAACAATTAGCTACCTTTTGCCTCAGGTCACGGATGTCTTGTGAACAGGCTTCCCGCTCCTGCTCAGCCAGTTCTCGGAGATCTTCATCTGCGGGAACGCCCAGAATTATACAACGCCTTCCTTACTTCCGGGAGAGTCGTACTCACCCTTGAGAAGCGCCTCCATCTCACTCATCTCCTTCTGCTTGACGTCCAGCTCCCTGATGGTCTGGGTGAGGGGGGCCAGCAGGGACACTCTGGTCCTCTTGGCCCTCAGCTCTTCCGCACTGCTCTGCTCCTGCTCATCGCTGTTGACTGCCCTCAAAAAGCCGCTATATTCCGACTCCATTTTTCCCAGGTAGTCCAGCAGGGATCTCCTGGAGAACAGTTCATCGAGGGATAATAACTTGGCCACCTTCAGCCGGCTGGCGGTGTGAAAAGTCCTTGTGGTTCTGATGCAGTGTTTATGAAACCAAACATCTTTCATTAAACTTGAATAACTTGTAAAACGACAAAAGAGGACGTTGAAGGCAGACTCCTTTCCTCTAGGTCGGAGGTGAATAGCTCTTCTGAGAAACATGATTGAATGGTTGGATCCACTATTTCATTGCAGAAACAGTCTCCACCATCACGATTCGTTCAAAAGTGACCTGCAACCGGTGGCTGGCACTGTCAAATTGAATGTACTATAAATTGTGAAGACAAACAAGCAACTTAAAAGATAGCGAACGTTCAGGTTTGATAAAATAGGTTCCCGGAGATAATGAGATTCATAACGCTAATGCAAACTTCCGTCAAATATATTCCAAAGACTGACAAGCATCGTGAGAAAATTCACAACACCCCCTCGCAGATGGACGCAGCCATTTTGAATATTGAACGCATGCGCAGTATTGAACTTCttgttggtttaaaaaaaaacaacgtagtttaaaaaaataaatcaattgacGAATTAAAgactgaattgtttttttttattattattttttttaaataaggcgTAACAGTTGCTGTGTTGttgtcgctctctctctttgctcAAGTGACCTCAGTCATCAACAAATAGACAATTAAGGTCACTAATGCAACCTGTCTTTATCTGACTGGTTCCATGCAAAGGCGTGAAATGACCAATTGACCAGCATTTTCAAGCCACTTATTTGCTTTGTTATTTAAATACGACATTGAGGGTAAGctaaacattcacatttttcttaACATTTTAATCTAGGGATGGAAAGTATTTGACGCGGAGGGGGGTTCACGTCGAACTCTCTCCCAAAAAAATACCGTTTATTTTTTCgtgtggttttttttatatattccaGTCTGAATGCTCTACTATTGCGATCATATTACACGTAACTAAGTACTATTTCATTCGGCATGGGAATTCTGCCTCcagatgttttgtgttttagcagAGCTGTAGTAGAACGTCGTTTCGGAGTAAGTTTGACTCAGTGAAATTGTGAAGTAGCAGGTAACTAACTGCAAACGCCACGCTTTAAAGTGCGCATGCGCCCTGAAATCTCGCCAGACCGCGTCGCCCGCTTCCACAACGTCGCTCGCGATTGGCTGCCGGTTTTAATAGGAAATGGCCCGCGCTGCACCGCGCATGCGCGTTCCATTCAAAGAACGTCACTTCCGCCTAACGGTAGCTGTCGCGGCCGCTGATTGGCCGAAGGTTTAAATGGTGAAACACCCGCTTGTCTTTGAATGCTTTTGCGCCTTCTTTCGCCAAATTCGAAACGTTGAGGCGATGGGAGGACGACTTTTTTGAGCGCTGAACGTCTTCTCGGAAACCTCAAAACACGAGTTGAGCCACAACAAAGGCGGTGGCTTTATAGAAACGGGGCGAAGAAACATTCAGGTGAGTCACTTTTATTCGTATTCTGCAGCCACCGAGGTGTCAAGTGGATACAACGAAAATGTACAATACCAATACGTTTGAGGATATTTGGTTTTATATAACCAATAATGCGTCTTCCTGGTATTTTTAACGTATTTAATAAGACGTTatggtattttatttatttttttaaatcatttgtgcttgagttaaaaaaaaaaaaaaaaaaaaaaaaaaagtcagttagTATAGAGTCAAAATGGCTGGTCCCCGCCAAATCTATATGACTTCAAAATGGTCTTAATTCACTGGAAACTGTAACGAAACAATGTCCGACCACTTTCGAGGCTTGTGGGGtaccctgaaatgctctcagTGTTGTGTTATTTGCCAATTTCTCCATGTTTGAGGTAGCAACGTTAGCTTGCACGCGACCTATGCCAGGGGTGAACTTGTTCCTCCCAGGCCTGCATACAGGAAAGTCGAAAGATTCCTCAACATTCATTTATTAAACACACTAACAACCAATCCATTAAGCAattacatgcttttttttttttttttttttttctccatatgtTGTAATTATTTTAGGCTGTTAAACGTGGCAAGTAGTGTAGGATTTTGGTGTGGTCCTGTTTTCCACTTGTACAGGGTAGGCCAAAAGTAGGCTTACACTAGCAGGTATAAATTTTAGAGAAATGCTTAGAAATGTGACTAGAATCAgggcaattttaaaaaataaataaatgctgacCACATTCACTGCCAACCCTTGCAATTACAATGCATATTTGGCATCTACAGCTTAAACAAAAAGATCTAAAACGTCTCTATGTTCCCGTACACtgagcagcaacacatttacacattcgGAACCAGAACAAGAGCAATCTGTAGGAAGCTGACACTTTCAGTTGTAAATACACCTCTGTGATATGGTCAAACTTTGAGTTAAACCCTCTCTCTTTCTGCAGTGTGTTCGACTGTGAGGAAGCCAACATGAAGTGCCCGCAATATGACGCAGCCAAAGCCAAGGGGAACATGGAAAGAGGCTCCCCGGAGAAGCCCTTGGGCCTCCGTGGGAAAGATTCCCCCATCAAGGACCCCCTCGCTCTCAAGCCCCTTGCTGAGAAGGTGTCCACAGTGTTGTTCCACAACGACACCCTCGGAGCGGCCCGTGACAAAGAGAACCGAACCCTAAAGGCGCACGAGAGGACTTTCGACGAGGCGTTAAATGACAGCGGCTACTTGTCCTTGTACAACAGTCATATAGACGAAGACGACAATCACGGTCAGGGCAAAACCAAAATCCCGCTGCCCCTGCTCCCTCCATGTGTGACACCAAAACGGTCCAATCTATGTCAAGAGGGTACGGTTTTAGACTGCCTTGTGAGCCTGGGGGCTTCTTCCACGCCCGTGGACCACTGCTGGCAGAAACCACCCATGTTTGCCTTGTCATCCACCCCCGCTGAGCACCACCACAACCCCAACCTGCCCATCATCAAGTTCCAGCAAGCCGTGTGTCAAGAGCTCGCCAAGAGTTACAGCAAGAATAAGAGGTAGGTACTGCATTGGTAGCAGAGTCACGAACTTGACAAATGGAGGCtagcacccccccaaaaaaaaaaatctcacatgaTTGGGAACTCTGTAGTCCGATTCCTAATAgattttgttcgtttgtttggtTTCCTCAGGTACGACTGGAGTGTCATCACGGAGTTGGCCAAGGATCATCTGCTGCACCAGGTGATCGGCGGCGGCATGGGCTGCGAGTTTGTGGACGTGTTCGCGTCTCTCCTGTCCAAGAACATGAGAAGCATCCTCGCCAACATCCTGGCCCTTCTGGGAGACATGGACCTCATCAGGTAGCCGCAGAAAGTCGAAGTTTCCTGGTGGTCACTAGGTGGCGCCGTTGTTGTCGTCGTGACCGTGACCGTGAGCTACAGTACCAACGCCGCTTTGCTTGTTCGGCAACCCGCAGTTGCAAGAAGGTGAGCAGGACGTGGAGGAAGATCGTACGTGAAGATAGCGCTGCGCTGAGAAGGTGCCGGCAAGCTGAAAAGACGCTTCAGGTGAGCAAGCGCGCACAGACACACTTGCACGTGTGCACACGCGTCTTAATGCGTTACGTATGTTTAAAGTACCGAAGACCTACTTTGATACATGCAGTAAACAAATGCTCAAAATTCCATTATTTTCCATCTAAATTGATAGACCATTTAATACAGTTTCTCATTCTCATCACTTTAATTCCTATTTAATTTGGGCAATAACACTCCATAAATTAAGTTTTAAGTTGCTTTGAGTATGTTACTTTCAATCTACTACAGTagattttttcaaatattaaatcTGTTGGAGATTTTTAGATTAAATCTATTACAACATTACTCTCGTCCagatatttcacattttattaacaatttgtttatattgttttaaattgtattccCCCATAAATACACTTAACATGTTGCCAAAAAACAACCTTATTAAATTATAactatttaactttttataAGTTTTTAActgcttgcccccccccccccaagatttatattttacatttaattgagtaaaaaaaaaaaacattcacacaaaagcaaatgtttgtaaactgTACGGGATTCAAATTTATGAACAATTGCTTTcaaatgtgtactttttttttttgtatgaaaattctctagagagaaaaaatatttaaaaaaacgtatTTCCCattcctttttaaaattttaggaGTCATTAAGCTTCGTGAAGCTAAAGAGTTGCGGTCTGACGAGAGATGTGGTCGCGTCCCGGGTGGTGATGTCCTGCATGCAGAAAGTGGCCTCTCCGCACCCTCCTCCGTCGtcagtcgtcgtcgtcgtcatcctcCTCTTTGGCGAGCGGCGGTGTCAACAGACGGTCTGCTGCTCCAACGCAGAAACGGAACGGCAAATCTCACTTGCAGAGTTCTCGCTTCAACGAATACTTGCAGGTCAGTGAACAAATGGGTCTAATAATACAAACTACAGTAATCAAAAGCACATTCCCGGTACACCTGCCGCTAGCCTCATATGACATCTGTACGCCACGGTGGCTAATGGGCTAATGCTATAGCCAGGAAACAGCTATCCAACAGTACAGTACGTCCACGACCACGTCGCTCTCCCGGttaatacatacacacattcagTCATACTAGTTACGATGGTGAAGTCCCAAAGCGGACAAAAATAATGCCTGCACCTCACGTGCATACACAGTACTGCATTGTTTATTGGTGATGcatgaaacttaaaaaaaaaaaaaaaaaaaaaagtcaatatcaGAATACTTGGCTatacaaaataatttgacaTAATACTACAGTGAATCAGAGCCTGGCCACAAAtagtaaaaaatgtaattgacacCCAGCcagaaaagggttttaattgcttatagatgctaaagataacatttttttttttttttttttatttatttttttttttttatatagacaTGGCTATGGTCTGATGAAATGTTCCTCCCTTCACTTTAGCGTAGTTGCTTGATGCCAAAGTGATATTTTAATACATGTCAAATTCCAATACCAATGAGCCCTTAAAATGGAGGCTGATTGGTGATTATCGTTCCTAAATGATAaatggcatgtttttgtgaaaccTATTGAATTAAGTTTTAGTCCACACTTTAATCACATCCTGATCTGCAATGCTGTCTGTCAAATGTCATACTTTTCTGAAACTTCTGGCGTCAAAGCCAAAAGTGTACTCTTCAAAGTCCTATTATGACGTATTCTTCCATCCGTCCCCTCAGGCCGCCAGCAACTTGAAGCAGGACGAGTCCCTGCGGCGGTGCAGGCAGTGCGGCTCGCCCGCGGCGCACTCTGCCGAGGCCCAGCGAGCCACGTGCACGCGGCCCAGCTGCAACTTCGTCTTCTGCACCCTCTGCCAGGAGGCTTTCCACGGCTCCGCCCCGTGCCGGATGG includes:
- the mtrf1l gene encoding peptide chain release factor 1-like, mitochondrial produces the protein MFLRRAIHLRPRGKESAFNVLFCRFTSYSSLMKDVWFHKHCIRTTRTFHTASRLKVAKLLSLDELFSRRSLLDYLGKMESEYSGFLRAVNSDEQEQSSAEELRAKRTRVSLLAPLTQTIRELDVKQKEMSEMEALLKDEDLRELAEQEREACSQDIRDLRQKILDLLITQDETDLSDLVLEVTAGVGGQEAMLFTAELFDMYEGFARHNGWSFDVLEHMNSDLGGLRHASASISGRRSYQTMKFEGGVHRVQRVPKTEKQGRMHTSTMTVAVLPQPTEISFTINPKDLRIETKRASGAGGQHVNTTDSAVRIVHLPTGVVAECQQERSQLKNKEKAMKALRAKLYSLKLEEETSKRYNQRKVQIGTKGRSEKIRTYNFAQDRITDHRIGMTLHDVKTFLLGEDLLDEMNSSLQEFSNQEELMELLGENDNKEG
- the fbxo5 gene encoding LOW QUALITY PROTEIN: F-box only protein 5 (The sequence of the model RefSeq protein was modified relative to this genomic sequence to represent the inferred CDS: deleted 1 base in 1 codon) translates to MKCPQYDAAKAKGNMERGSPEKPLGLRGKDSPIKDPLALKPLAEKVSTVLFHNDTLGAARDKENRTLKAHERTFDEALNDSGYLSLYNSHIDEDDNHGQGKTKIPLPLLPPCVTPKRSNLCQEGTVLDCLVSLGASSTPVDHCWQKPPMFALSSTPAEHHHNPNLPIIKFQQAVCQELAKSYSKNKRYDWSVITELAKDHLLHQVIGGGMGCEFVDVFASLLSKNMRSILANILALLGDMDLISCKKVSRTWRKIVREDSAALRRCRQAEKTLQESLSFVKLKSCGLTRDVVASRVVMSCMQKVASPHPPPSQSSSSSSSSLASGGVNRRSAAPTQKRNGKSHLQSSRFNEYLQAASNLKQDESLRRCRQCGSPAAHSAEAQRATCTRPSCNFVFCTLCQEAFHGSAPCRMARCHTRLPASGSAYSVLPGSALSKRNVRRL